One stretch of Zingiber officinale cultivar Zhangliang chromosome 6B, Zo_v1.1, whole genome shotgun sequence DNA includes these proteins:
- the LOC121990174 gene encoding senescence-specific cysteine protease SAG39-like, with protein MGRIPAAAFTVKQCLVLAALFAVISSTAWGRKLSYPESMSMAERHERWMAQHGRVYRDDAEKQRRFDIFKSNVELIDSFNAAGKHKYSLGINQFADMTNEEFKSSYTGFKNMIAAKPIRKGGFMYENVSATPKSVDWRTKGAVTPIKDQGQCGCCWAFSAVAAMEGITKLTAGKLISLSEQQLVDCDVHGEDQGCNGGLMDNAFEFIINNGGLATETKYPYQATDGTCSKQKSSPSAAAISGYEDVPADDEAALRKAVAHQPVSVAIEASGSAFQFYNGGVFTGECGTDLDHGVTAVGYGATSDGSKYWLVKNSWGADWGENGYIRMERDVDAKEGLCGIAMQASYPTA; from the exons ATGGGTAGAATTCCAGCCGCCGCCTTCACCGTGAAGCAATGCCTCGTCTTGGCGGCCTTGTTCGCTGTAATATCAAGCACCGCTTGGGGGCGCAAGCTAAGTTATCCAGAGAGCATGTCCATGGCAGAGAGGCACGAGCGGTGGATGGCGCAGCACGGGCGCGTCTACCGCGATGACGCAGAGAAGCAGCGCCGCTTCGACATCTTCAAGTCCAACGTCGAGCTCATCGACTCGTTCAACGCCGCCGGCAAGCACAAGTACTCGCTGGGCATCAACCAGTTCGCCGACATGACCAACGAGGAGTTCAAATCTTCCTACACTGGCTTCAAGAATATGATCGCGGCGAAGCCGATCAGGAAGGGAGGATTCATGTACGAGAACGTGTCCGCGACGCCGAAGAGCGTCGACTGGAGGACCAAAGGAGCAGTCACTCCCATCAAAGATCAAGGGCAGTGTG GATGTTGCTGGGCGTTCTCGGCAGTGGCGGCGATGGAGGGCATCACCAAGCTCACCGCTGGCAAGTTGATCTCTCTCTCCGAGCAGCAGCTGGTGGACTGCGACGTCCACGGCGAGGACCAAGGCTGCAACGGCGGCCTCATGGACAACGCGTTCGAGTTCATCATCAACAACGGCGGCCTCGCCACCGAGACCAAGTACCCTTACCAGGCCACCGACGGCACCTGCAGCAAGCAGAAATCCTCCCCCTCCGCCGCCGCCATCAGTGGGTACGAGGACGTGCCTGCTGACGATGAGGCGGCGCTCCGCAAGGCCGTGGCCCACCAGCCGGTGTCGGTGGCGATAGAGGCCAGCGGATCGGCCTTCCAGTTCTACAACGGCGGCGTCTTCACGGGGGAATGCGGAACTGATCTCGACCACGGCGTCACAGCGGTGGGCTACGGCGCGACGAGCGATGGCAGCAAGTACTGGCTGGTGAAGAATTCTTGGGGTGCCGATTGGGGGGAGAACGGCTACATAAGGATGGAAAGGGACGTGGATGCTAAGGAAGGGCTGTGTGGTATCGCCATGCAAGCTTCCTACCCAACTGCTTGA